In the Arthrobacter sp. 31Y genome, one interval contains:
- the groES gene encoding co-chaperone GroES, which produces MSVSIKPLEDRIVVRPLEAEQTTASGLVIPDSAQEKPQEGEVVAIGPGRFDDNGNRVPVDVAVGDVVIYSKYGGTEVKTGGNEYLVLSARDVLAIVVK; this is translated from the coding sequence GTGTCGGTCTCGATTAAGCCTCTTGAGGATCGTATTGTTGTTCGCCCGCTCGAAGCAGAGCAGACCACGGCTTCCGGCCTGGTAATTCCGGACTCCGCGCAGGAGAAGCCGCAGGAAGGCGAAGTTGTTGCAATCGGCCCCGGCCGCTTCGATGACAACGGCAACCGCGTACCGGTTGACGTAGCTGTTGGCGACGTCGTCATCTACTCCAAGTACGGTGGAACCGAAGTCAAGACCGGCGGCAACGAGTACCTCGTTCTGTCCGCCCGCGACGTCCTTGCGATCGTCGTAAAGTAA